ACCGTGGACCAAAACGAGGGGACGGGTGGCAGCTTCAGATTGCATCAAAAGCCCTGCTGACCAGACCAGTTGCGCCGCCGTTCAATGGCAACAGACCCCGTAAAACCTGCAATGGGAGGGTGGCACTTCTGCAAGACCAGATGCATTGGCAAAGGGCCGTAGAGACGTTCCAGCACCTCAAAGACCTCCTCACTAAAACGTTCAATGGTGAGGCAACACAGCTCGCTCACCAACGTCTGAAGCGCCCCCACCGCCAGGCTGTAATCAGCGGTTGCGCTGAGATCGTCGGACTTGGCCGATGCACGCAGATCCAAGCCCAGGGTGATGTCGAGTTGAAACCATTGACCATCCCGTCGTTCATGGTCCAGAACGCCGACATGAGCCCAGAGTCGTAGATCATGGATATGAATCAAATCCAAAGGAATCACTCCGTCCCGGTGGGTAGATCGCGATGGCTGAACTGTTCACGCCCCTCAGAAAAATCAGCAGCAACATGCCCCTCACCGCGCAATCGGTAGCGATAGGTCACCAAACCTTCAAGCCCTACAGGCCCACGCGGCGGCAAGGTCTGGGTGCTGATGCCAACTTCTGCGCCAAATCCATAGCGGAAACCATCAGCGAAACGGGTTGAGCAGTTGTGATAAACGCCGGCGCTATCCACTGCCCGCAAAAACCTTTCTGCGGTGTCGTGATTGACAGTTGCAATGGCTTCCGTATGGCGTGAGCCGTACATCCGTATATGTTCGAGCGCTTCGTCGAAATCCTTCACTACTCGCACAGCAAGCACGAGATCTAGGTATTCCTGACTCCAATCGTCGCTGGTGGCGACCTGCTCGACCCCTAAATCTCGACTGGCTTCATCACCGCGCAAACAAACACCAGCCTCTTGGAAGGCGGGAACAGCCTCTTTCAAAAAGATTGGCGCAATCTTTTCATGGACTAGAAGCGTCTCGATCGCATTGCAAGCCGCCGGGTACTGGGTCTTGCTATCGATCGCAATCCGCAAAGCTTGCGTGCAATCGACCTCTTGATCCACATACAAATGGCAAACACCATCGGCATGACCAAGGACTGGAATTCGGGTGTTGTCCTGAATAAAACGGACCAGCTCATTGCTACCCCGGGGAATAATCAAATCAACAAGACCATCGAGGCGCAGAAGAGCCAAGCTCTCCGCTCGGGTTGTTAGCAAATCCAACGCATCTACAGACACCGATGTGCCAGCCAAGCCCTCTTTCAGCGACTGCATCACAGCTTGATTGGTGCACTTGGCCTCGCTACCACCCTTCAGGATTGCACCATTACCTGAACGAATCGCCAGTGCAGCGATTTGAATCACAGCGTCTGGCCTTGCCTCAAAAATCACCCCCAAGACCCCGAGCGGGACCGTAACGCGCTCCAAAACAAGGCCATCGGCCAGCTCGCGATGCAATTGCCTGGCACCCAGAGGATCCTGCAGGGACGACAATTGACGGACGCCATCGATGGCTCCTGCCAATTTGCCCGCATCTAATTTGAGGCGTGCCACCAACGCAGGTGCCAAGCCATCAGCGGAGGCCTGAGCAAGATCCTCCGCATTGGCAGCAACGATGCGATCGGCATGGGCCTCCAGTGAGGCTGCCATTGCCATCAGCGCCTGTTGACGTTGTTGATTAGAACTCTGTCCCAAGACAACAGCAGCACGCCGAACCGCTGTAGCCAGGCTCAAAAGATCAGCTGATGGTTCTGGCACACCCTGACTGTTCATCGTCGCGCGCTTGTTCTTTGCTTCATCATCTCGTTTCGGGTTACGTCAAGCGTTCGATGGCCAGTCGGGCAGCCCCAAGACGGCCTGCACCGTTTCCTAGGGCACAGGCTTCAATCTGCAGACCTTGACGACTCACGGCCTGCACCCGTCGTTCAACTTCCTTACGAACAGAAGGCAGAAAATGGGACGCCGCTCCTGAAATTCCACCACCCACGAGGACCAGCTCTGGCGTGAACATGTACACCAACGAGCTGATTCCTACGCCAAGTGTGGTCCCATAACGGGACCACACTGCTTGGGCTTCCCCATCGCCATTTGCAGCCAAAGTTGCCAATGCCGCTGGGTCTCCATCCCACAGCCGCCTCAAAGCAGAAATACAGGCGAACTGTTCGAGACTGCCCTGATTACCGCTGTTGCAGGGTGGGCCGTTGGGATCGAGACCAATCAGCCCCGGTTCAGCCGCGGCCCCATTGTGACCGGTGAATAAACGGCCAGACAGCATCACGCCGCCACCCACACCCGTGCCGAGAGTGAGCATCACCACATCGGAATAACCCATGGCCGCTCCCTGCCATGCCTCTCCGACCAAGGCACAGTTGCCATCGTTGGCGAGGGTGACCCGACGTTGAAGACGAGACTCCAGCCAATCAGCGAGAGGAATGTCCTCCCAGCCAGGCAGGTTGATGCAAACCCTGGCTACACGAGCCCCCACATCCATTGGACCCGGTAAACCAATCCCAACGATCAAGGCTCGGCGATCGGGATCTAAAGCTTCAATCGCCTCTACCAAAGCAATGCAAACCGCACCTGGAGTAGCAGGCTGAGGAGTCTGCACCTGCTGTGTCTCAAGAAGGCAACCATCGGCCGAAAAGCGACCAAGCTTGATCGCCGTTCCACCCAAATCGATTCCGATGACCTCAGGGGAATTTATCACTTAGAAGCGGAAGAAAAGCTGCAATTGACTTTGCCAAGTACCTTGCGAATCAACAGCACCAGAGATACTTAACTTTTGATTTATTTGATAACTAAGACTGCCCTGAGGAGGAATATCATTACGATTTGGCGCGGACTGGACAGACAAGTCAATGCGATCAGTAATGCTGATTCCCAGGTCAGTCACAATCGCCAACTGAGGAGGAACTTGACCCGAAACTCGCTCTCTATTGTTATCTACGTTAGGCGTTACATAAGTTGGGTACAAAGCAAATTGGAGTCTCTGATTAAAGGCATCAGTAAGCGTTCCCAATAAAGGGGAAAGCAAAGATTGGCCAACAACTGCTGCAAGAGCTGTTCCAGCTCCTGCTCCTGTCAACCCAGACAAGGAATTGCCTCCAACCAATCCAAGCAGCTGGGTCTGGGACATCGGAGGCGAACTTCGCAATCGAATGCTGTCAGCAAGGCGATTAGCAGGACCTTCAGCCTGGAGCATCACTTTCACCAAACGCAATTGACCTCCAGCACCGAGAGCACCTGTTCCATTCGTGTCAAAAATGGACGTATTCGAAGAATCACTACCAACCCCAGGGTTAACACTATCCGAAACTCTTGTTTCCATCGCGACATCGACATAAGGGATCAGACCAAGCGAGGGAGTAAAAACTGCCACATTTGGAGATTTACGATCCAAATTAAAGGTGCTCGTAAATACCGACACACGCCCAGTAAGCAACTGCAGCACACCTCGCAGCTCAATACTTGGGTCTAAAGGACCATTTACAGTGATCAATCCCGCCGTCGTAAAGTTAGCGACAGGTTGCACTTGCACCTTTAAGCCAGGGCCAAACTGCACCCTAAAGTTGTCAAAGGCAATGAACGGCAAATTGGGCAGAGATGCCTTGAGGCTTTTATTTGGATCCTCCTGAACATTGGGTCCCAGCAAAACAAGTGGGTCCTTAAAATTCCAATCCTCTTCAAGCAGAGCATTCGCTGAGACAAAAGATCTGGAAGGATCAACATTATTGGCGTTATTAGCACTATCCGCATTACTCGTTTTTGATCTTCTGAACAGAGATCGGTTCGGAGTAATCGCCCCTTCACTCAGCTGAAGATTGCCTCGAAAATCTGGACTCACAAGTGCTCCACTCACGCGAAGATCAGCAGCAATCGCCACATCAGCGTTGGGCATCTTGATTCGTGCCTTCTCAACGGTGATAGCCAAAGGAACGTCTTCAGGCGCAGGTTTAAACAACTTCAGAGCACCACTGGCCTGAATGGTTCCTGAGCGACCAATTCGACCCTTGAGATCCTGCACCTCAAGGCGATCGAAATCGAACACAATGGAACTTTTAACCTTGCTAATTGCTTGGTCCCGAACAA
The Synechococcus sp. CC9311 DNA segment above includes these coding regions:
- a CDS encoding dihydroneopterin aldolase; its protein translation is MDLIHIHDLRLWAHVGVLDHERRDGQWFQLDITLGLDLRASAKSDDLSATADYSLAVGALQTLVSELCCLTIERFSEEVFEVLERLYGPLPMHLVLQKCHPPIAGFTGSVAIERRRNWSGQQGF
- a CDS encoding glutamate-5-semialdehyde dehydrogenase, translated to MNSQGVPEPSADLLSLATAVRRAAVVLGQSSNQQRQQALMAMAASLEAHADRIVAANAEDLAQASADGLAPALVARLKLDAGKLAGAIDGVRQLSSLQDPLGARQLHRELADGLVLERVTVPLGVLGVIFEARPDAVIQIAALAIRSGNGAILKGGSEAKCTNQAVMQSLKEGLAGTSVSVDALDLLTTRAESLALLRLDGLVDLIIPRGSNELVRFIQDNTRIPVLGHADGVCHLYVDQEVDCTQALRIAIDSKTQYPAACNAIETLLVHEKIAPIFLKEAVPAFQEAGVCLRGDEASRDLGVEQVATSDDWSQEYLDLVLAVRVVKDFDEALEHIRMYGSRHTEAIATVNHDTAERFLRAVDSAGVYHNCSTRFADGFRYGFGAEVGISTQTLPPRGPVGLEGLVTYRYRLRGEGHVAADFSEGREQFSHRDLPTGTE
- a CDS encoding ROK family protein, with translation MNSPEVIGIDLGGTAIKLGRFSADGCLLETQQVQTPQPATPGAVCIALVEAIEALDPDRRALIVGIGLPGPMDVGARVARVCINLPGWEDIPLADWLESRLQRRVTLANDGNCALVGEAWQGAAMGYSDVVMLTLGTGVGGGVMLSGRLFTGHNGAAAEPGLIGLDPNGPPCNSGNQGSLEQFACISALRRLWDGDPAALATLAANGDGEAQAVWSRYGTTLGVGISSLVYMFTPELVLVGGGISGAASHFLPSVRKEVERRVQAVSRQGLQIEACALGNGAGRLGAARLAIERLT